A segment of the Hypnocyclicus thermotrophus genome:
CACCTTTTCTTCTTACCTGATCAAGTAATACTTTATATACATTTTTCCCATCTTCTCCAATTATATTGTATTTTGCATCATCAAGAACTTTTCCAATTTCACTTTTAAATTGAGGTTCAAATAACATTGTTGGATATGGTCCCTTTGCATTTGTTAACCAAAAATAACCAGACCCATTTTTATTATATCTTACAGTTCCAAGTACTTCTTTGATTTCGTCTAGAGATTTTCCTTTTATCATTCCACTTACTATTCTTACCATTTCTGTAAGTTCGTTTTGGACTGAAAGAGTCCCTTCATTTTCTAATCTTGCTATATATTCACTAGCTTTTTCTTTTTCTGCTTTTATATTTTGATATACATTAATTCCACTAAATAAAATTAATAATATAACTACAGCTATTTCAATTTTCGTTCCTATTCTCATCTTTTTCAAACTAAAATTTTTAAGATTTAATTTTTTTAAAAAATTATTTTTTTTTAATCCCGACTTTTTATTTTTTTTCTTTTTTATTTTTTTCATCGTTCCCTCCCTAATTTTATAAACACGTGTTTATAACTTGAAGAATAAAAAGCAGCTATATCACTGCTTTTTATTCTTCAAGTTAATTATACTCTATTATTTTTTTTTTTTCAACTTTATTTTGTTTTAAATCCTTTTACTTTTTTTTCTAGTTCTTGAACTAATTCAACAGTATCTTTTATTTCAGAAAGATTATTATTTAAAATATCCCCTATTTTAACCGAAATTTCTTGAGTATTTATTGATACACTTTCTATATTGGTAGAGCTATTTGTTAATAATTCTATAGCTTTACTTACATCTTGAACTGACATATTTTGTTCATCTATCATTTTATTTACATCTTGAATTAATACATTGTTTTCATCTATTAATTTATTTATATTTAATATAGTTTCTGTTAATTCATTTGTTGTATTTAGTGTAAATTCTACTTTATTATCAATGTCTATATTAGCTTCTTTTACATTTTCTATTTGTTTTTGTATATTAGACACTATTTTTTCTATTTTTTTAGTCTCTTTATTTGTTTGCTCTGCTAATTTTCTTATCTCTTCTGCTACTACACTAAATCCTCTTCCCGCTTCTCCTGCTCTTGCCGCTTCTATTGCTGCATTTAATGCAAGTAAATTTGTTTGTTCTGCTATTGCATTTATTGCTACTGTTATATCACCTATTATTTGTGATGATTTAACTAATTTGTTTATTTCTTTTTCTGCACTGTCTACACTATTTCTTATAGTACTCATTTGACCATTCATATCCGTTATCTTTTTGTGGCCGCTAACAGATACATTTATTGCAATTTCACTATTTTTACTGACGTCATTTGTTTTTAATTTTGATTCTTGAGACGCTGCTGAAATTTGTTGTATTGCAGCTAAACTTTCTTCTGAGGCTGCCGTTTGATTTCTTACATTATCAAGTACTCTATCTATATATTCTTGTAAATGGATAGTTCCTGCTTCAAGTCTTTCTTCTAACTGATGCAAATACTCTGATTCTCTTCCTTTAATTATATTATCCATAATATTATGAATTTGTGTATTTCTATCTGTTAATACAATCGTTAATTGTTTAATTTCATATATAATATCATGTAATTTATCAAGAAATTTATTAAAATATTCTGCTAACTCTCCCACTTCATCATTAGATACTATTTGTATTTTATTAGTAAGATCCGCTTCTCCTTCTGCAATAAGTTTCATATTTCTATTTACTTCTTCTAATGGTTTTACTATTTTTCTTAAAATTAATCTAAAGATTAACCAAGAAATAATAATAATAATAAACGATAAAATAATTTGTCTTATTATTATATTTTGTATATTTTTTTTGGCTGCTATTTTTTCCCTATCTATTATACTTTGAATTTCTGATAAATATATTCCTGTTGCTATAATATAATTCCCTATTTTTTTACCATAACTAAGTTTTGGTTCTTTTTTCCCACTTTTTGGATTTAACCATGTATATTCTACAAAACCAGCCCCATTTTTATTTGCTTTTTTAACTAATGCAACAAATAAATTTTCTTTATTTTCACCCACTACATTATATTTAGTATTATTTAATAATTTACCTGTAAGTGATTTCCCATTTGGATTATATATCATTTTGGGATAAGGTAGTGTAGTATCATTTACCCAGAAATAACCTGTTGAATCATATTTAGCTTTATCCAAAATCTCTATGATTTCTTGTTCATTTTTCCCTTCAATAAAACTTGCTATTGAATCCACTAAATTTATTAAATCTTGTTTTTTTTCATTGTAATAATTTTTAGTTAAATTTTCTAATACTCTTTTACTTCGCTTTTGTTCTGCTATTATACTCACTATAGAATTAAATAAACTAAAAATTACCAATACTAATATCACTGCCACATTAATTTTTTTAGAAATTTTTGTTTTTTTCATCGTTTCCTCCCTGATTAATTTAACGACCTATTTTCCCTTTAAACATACCCAATCCAAAAACTAATTTAAAACGAGCCATTATACCATATTTCAGAATAAAAATCAATCTTTAAATACAATTTTTATTGTTAAAAATAAAAAAAGACTACCATAATTAATATGTTAGCCTTTATATTTTTTTATTTGACTTTAAAGAAATTTAAATCTTCTTGTAATTTATTAATAATGCTCTCTAATGATGAAAGTATTTCTTGATTCATAAGTATTTTTTCTTTAATTTCATTTGAAGTATCTGTTACTTCTATTGTTAAACTTTCTATTTCTGTTGAGCTATCAGCTATACTACTGATTGCCGTTGTTACTTCTTTTGATGCATGTGATTGTTCGTCTACAGCTACAGAGATTTCATTTATTTGTTTAGCATTTTTATCATTATTCTCTTTTATTCTTGTCATATTTTCAAGTGATCGATTTGTTAATTTTATTCCTCTTGTTACTTTTTCTTTTACTTCATCTGCTCCCGTTTTTACTATTTCTACTTCATTTTGAATAGTTTTTACTAGGTTTTCTATCTTATCGGTTTCTTTATTTGTTTGCTCTGCTAATTTTCTTATCTCTTCTGCTACTACACTAAATCCTCTTCCTGCTTCTCCTGCTCTTGCCGCTTCTATTGCTGCATTTAATGCAAGTAAATTTGTTTGTTCTGCTATTGCATTTATTGCTACTGTTATATCACCTATACTATTTGACAATTCCTTTAATTTTTCTATTTCTGTATTTGTTTCTTCAGTACTTTCACTTATATTTTCCATACTTTCTGTTAATTCTGTTATATCTTTAAAACTTCTCTCTGTTATTTTTAATGTTTCAGCAAAAGAAACGTTAGTAACTTTAATATTTTCATTTATAGTTTCTGTAGTAGCAGTAATTTCTTCTAACGCTGCTAAGCTTTCTTCTGATGCTGCCGTTTGATTTCTTACATTATCTACTACATTTTCTATTGCTTCATTAAGTTGTATTATACCGTTGTTCAATTTATCTTTTAATTCATTATACACTTCACTGTCTTTACCATTTATTAAATTATCCATTATATTTACAACTAATGTAAAGGTATTTTTTACTTCGTCTCCAAGGTTTTTAGTTTCTTTAATTATAGTTTTTATTCTCTCCATAAATGCATTTATATCTTCTGCCATTACAGCAAACTCATTATTTTGTTTTGTAACTATTTTAGCATCGAGCTCTCCATCTTTTGCTGCAGCTTCTAATACTTTATTAACATCTTTAATAGTTTTTGCCATTATATCAGTAGCAAAACTTAAAATTAATACAAGAACAATAAACATTAGTATATTAGAAAATATTCTTTGTTTTATATTTTTACCAAGTACTTTTAATTCATTTTGTTCCATATTTTTTACTTTTACTTCTATATCATCTATATAAAAACCCGTTCCTATATACCAATCCCAAGGTTTAAATTGCTTTACATGTCCAAGTTTTGGGAGCTCTGTAGTTCCACCAGGTTTTGGATAATAATATGTAACATAAGATTCACCATTTTGTTTTGCTATATCCACTAACTCTTTTACTAATTTTTTCCCTTGTTTATCTATTAAGTTTTCTCTATTTGTTCCCTCTGCTTTTGGTTTAACTGAATATAATATATTAATATAATTACCATTATCTATCCAAAAATAATTATTTCCAGTATATCTCATATTTCTGATTGTTTCTTTTGCTTTATTTTTAGCCTCTTCTAATGTCATCTCTCCAGATTCATAAAGTTTATTATACTTATCTAACACACCTATCCCCAATGAAACTAGGTCATTTAACTTTACTTTATTAAATTCAATTTGTTCATCTCTCAGTCTTGTTACTCTCTCTACTAACTCTTTATTAAAAGTATAAGAGGTATATAAAATATCTAATATTGAAATTATAATAAATGCAATAAATACTGGAATAATTATTTGATATTTTACTTTTTTTCTCTTACCTTTTTTCATTGTCATAGATTTTATCACAACTACCACACTCCTTGTTTATTTTTTATAATAACTCCTTTCCCCTATTTCCCTAAATAATATTCTTTGTTACTAATCTTATACTCTTCTCATTATTTTTTCCTTTTTTTTTTATTTTTTAAAACAAAAATGAGTAAAAATTAATTTAGCCATTGATTCAAGAGAACTACTCACCACTTAAATTCTAACGAATTTTGAAGTGGTAGTATTCTGCTAAGCAATTGATAAAATTTTATATTTCGTCCCACCCAGTAACAGCGCTTGATTGATTATAACTTGTAACTGTACTTTCAAAAAAGTTTGCTTTTGTATCTCCTGAGCCTTCTGTATCTGCTATTTTTTCAAGATGTTTATATGGATTTTTATCAAACCCTTTATATAATTCATTTAATCCTAAACTTCTAAGTCTTTGATTAGCTAGCCATTTTGTATATTCTTCTGTACTTTTTTTATTAATCCCAAGTACATCATCACCTATAATATGATTTGTCCATTCTATTTCTTGTTTTACTGCTGTGTCAAACATTTCATATACAATGTTATCTATAAAAATTTCAGAATTTTCTTTTTTGATATCATTAATTATATTTTGAAAAAGCACTACATGGCTAAGTTCATCTCTGTTTATATATCTAATAATATCTGCTGTTCCAGGCATAAGATTTCTACTAGCTAATAAATAAAAAAAGTTAAATCCATTATAAAAATATATTGCCTCTAATAAATAATCCGCAACTAAAGTTTTAAAAAAATTTTCTATCGTTTCATTATCATGATATTTTTGATAAATCTTTGCTATAAATTTTATTCTATCGAATAACACTTCATCATCTCTCCAAAATTCATAAATATTTTCTCTATCATCAACAGGAATAATACTTTCAATTGTATATGCATAACTTTGTGAATGTATAGCTTCTTGATAAGTTTGTATAGATAACACTAAATTTATTTCTGGTGCTGTAATTACTTCCGATATTTTAGGTACATTGTTTGTTTGAATACTATCTAAAAATACTAAAAATGATAAAATACCATCATATGCTCTTTTTTCAAATTTTGTAAGCTTTTTATAATCTAAAGTATCCATTGTTAAATCTACTTTTTCTGGTATCCAAAAATTTTCCATCATAGTTCTATAAAGTTTATTTGCCCATTTATATTTCACATTATTTAAATTAAATAAATTTGTTGTACTACCATTTATTATTCTTCTTTTTTCTATATTATCATTACCTTTTGGATTGAATAAAAGTTTTTTAGTTAATAATTTTTCCAATTCTTTTCCAGACATACTATCCTCCTAAATTTTATTTTCTTTAAAAATCTTAATTTAATTAAACTCATTTTTTATTTTTCCAATTCTTTTATTTAGATATTTCTTTCTTCTTAATTTTTTATAATAATTTTTTAATTTGCACAAGATACACATTCTTCTTTTTCATTCATTCTATTACTATTTTTCTGAATTGTTCTAGTATAATATATAGTTTTACATCCTTTTTCCCATGCTGTCATAATAGTATTATAAATATCTTTTGCTGTAATCTCCATATTTAAATTATAAACTAGCTCAAAACTTATTCCTTGATCTATCCATTGTTGAATTGTCGATATAATTTCTACTACATCGGTTTGTGGAATATTTTTATTTTCTTTGTAATACCAAAACGCTTTTTTTATAAATGGCGGTGCTATTGGTACAACTCCTTTTGCATTTTTATCCATATAAAATTTATTAAATATAGGTAATACACTCGCACTACAACCTTGTACTAATGCACTAGAAGTATTTGGTGCTATCGCTAATAATTGAGAGTTTCTTATTCCATATTTCTCTAAATTTTCTATTGTTTTTTCCCATTCACTATATAAATTACTATTTTCTCTAAACCACTTTTTATTTTTTCCAAATAATATCCCTTTACTCCATTCACTACCTTCGTATTTTTTATATTTCCCACGTTCTTTAGCGAGTTCTATACTAGATTTTACAGCATTTAAAGCAATATATTCAAATAAATCATTCACCTCTATTAATGTTTCTTTATTTTTTCTATAAGGTAGCTTATTTATTGCTAAATAATCTGCAAGTCCCATGGCTCCTACTCCTATCGTTCTATATATCTTATTATGGAGATTACTTTCTTGAATAGGAGTAACTGTTAAATCAATAGCATTATCAAGTATCCTTACAGCTAACTTAGTAGCCTTTTCTAAATCTTTTCTTTCTAGTAAAGTAGAAAGATTTAAAGAAACTAAATTGCATGTATGTACAAGTCCACTTTTATATTCACTTTGGATTTTTTCTTTATTAAGAATTTCTTTATTTAATTTTGTTGGTTTAAAATTAGAAAATGATTCTTGACAAAGATTTCCGCTTCCTATCATTCCATCATGTTTATTAGGATTTGTTTTATTTACAGTATCCTTAAAGAAAATATATGGCATCCCTGTCTCTATTTGTGTTTTCATTATTTTTTTTAAAAGTTCTTTAGCCTTTATTTTTTGAGTTAATTTTAGTTTATTATCATTTTCAAATATTTTATAATGTTTTTTAAATTCTTCACCCCATAATTCAGCTATTTCAACATTATATTTTAATCTTATTTCATTCGGTTCAAATAACGTCCACTCTTTATTTTCTTTTACTCTTTCCATAAATAAATCATTAACTACTACTTGTGGAAAAATATCATAAGCTTTTTTTCTTTGATCTCCATTTTCTGTTTGAAGCTCTAAAAAATGTTCTATATCTAAATGCCAAACATCTAATGCAACAGTTACCGCTCCTGCTCTTTTTCCTAATTGATTAACTGCTACTGCTGTATCATTTATAATTTTTATCCAAGGAATTACTCCACCTGAGGCCCCTGGAGTTTTATTTATTTCTGCTGATGTACCTCGAATTCTACTAAGATTTACTCCTACTCCACCACCATTTTTAGATATTTTAGCTATTTCAGTTATATTGTAAAATATACTTTCCAAAGAATCATCTATCGCTGTAATAAAGCATGATGATAAATTTCCATTTGGTTTTCTCAAATTTATAAGTATAGGAGTGGCTAAAGATATTTTTCTTCCTGCAATATGATGATAAATTTCTTTTGCTATTTTTAATCTAGTTTCTTTTTTTTCTGTAGATGCTATCATAAGCGCAATTGTCAAAAACATCTCTTGTGGAAGTTCAAATACATTATTTCTATCTTTAATAAGATATCTATTTACAAGCATTGACATTCCTGCATAATCATATTCAAAATCATATTCTTGATTTATAAATGTAGATGCTTTTTTTAATTCTTCGTCACTATATATTTTTTTTATTTCATCACTATATAAACCTTTTTCTATCGCATTATTTACAAAATTTACATAATCATAATATCCCTTTTCTTTTATTTTTCTATTAGATTCTTTATATATTTCCATTAATAAAAGTCTTGCTGCTAATTTTTTCCAATCTGGCTCATCAACTGTAGTCATTGCAAGAGCTTGTGTTATAAGAGAATTTTGTATATCTTTTGTTGTAATAGTATCTGTATAAATACTTTGAATATGGCTTTCAAGTTCTAAATAATTAATCTCTAGATCTTTACTTGCCCATTCTAGTGCTTCTCTTATTTCTTTAATGTCTACTTCTGATACTCTGTTATCTCTTTTCACAATTTTAGCCATAACCTTACCCTCTTTCTTTAATTATATTTATTTCATTTTTATTATCGTTACAATAATAATACCATATATTGTGCTTAGATTCAATTTTTTTTCTATATTTTGTGCTATAAATAAATTCTCTTTATTATTATTTTAAATTATATATTCTCTTTATTATTATTTTAAATTATATAAAGAGTTATTTAAACTATATATTACTAAACAATATAAAATAATGTACTTAATAAATAGTATAAATATCACAAAAAAATATTGCATTTTTAACGACAATAAAATATAATTATTAGCATAACAGAAATTTAAGGAGGATTTTATGGAACAGTTACAAAAGAAGTATGGTTTAGCAACAGCTGTTGCAATGGTGGTAGGAGTTGTAATTGGGTCTGGAGTTTTTTTCAAAGCTGATGACATCCTAAAACTTACAAATGGAAATTTAATATATGCATTAATTGCATGGGGAATAGGTGCTTTTTCAATGATTTTTGGTGCACTTGTTTTTGCTGAGTATGCTCAAAGAATAGAAAAATCAAATGGTCTAGTTGATTATTCAGAAGCAGCATATGGTCCAAGATTTGGATACCTTGTAGGATGGTTTAAAGGAATAATCTATTTTTCGCCTTTATCTGCAATACTTGCATGGGTCGCATCACTTTATACTATGATATTATTTAAAAGTAGTAATCCTGTTAACTCAAAAGAAACTTGGATTTTAGCATTTATATATTTATCAATAATATCTATAATAAATTGGACAGCACCTATTTTAGCTGGTAAATTGCAAGTAACTACTACTATAATTAAACTAATACCTTTATTTGCAGTAGCAATAATTGGAACAATTAGCGGAATTATTAATGGGGTTACAGTATCTAATTTTATTGAAGCAGCAAATCAAGTAGGAAGTAGTAGAGGAACACTTGCATCAGCAGTTGTTGCTACAGCATTTGCTTATGAAGGCTGGATAATAGCTATTACAATAAACAACGAAATAAAAGATTCAAAAATAAATTTACCAAAAGCTCTTGTAATAGGCACATTTATAGTATTTGTTGTGTATATATCATATTTTTTAGGGATAGCTGGAGTTTTAAAAACTGGAACTATCGTAAATGAAGGTGATAATGCTATTAGACTTGCTACTACACAGTTATTTGGAAATATTGGTTCTGTTGTATTAACTGCTTTTGTAGTAATATCTTGTCTTGGTACATTAAATGGTCTTGTTTTATCAAATATGAGAATCCCTTATTCACTTGCTATAAGAAATCAAGGACCTATACCAAATATTTTATCTAAAATCAATCCTAAAACAAATACACCTATAAATTCTGGTATTTTTTCTAATATTTTAACACTTATATATCTAGGGTTATGGTATGCTAGTTTAAATAATTTATTTGGTAGATATATAGGACTCGATGAAATTCCTATAGTAATGGTTTATGGAATATATTTATCACTTTATATATGGTATATAAAAGAATTTAAAGAATTAAATTTTTTCAAACGATTTGTAATACCTATTTGTGCAATTATTGGAGCATTAATCATATTATATGGTGGGATAACTAATCCTGCTATTGGAATATATCTTGTAATTTCTCTTTTAGTATTTGCGTCAGGACTATTATTCTATAGAAAAGCTTAATTTAAATAAAAAACCACTAAATCAATTATAATTTAGTGGTTTTTATATTATTTGTCATTTTTAAATCCTTGTGATTTCATTGTAGGATACACATTAGGGAAATATACTTGCTTATATATACTTGCTGTTCTACTTGACCAATTCTCTTCATTTTCAAGACCTATTTCTTTTAAATACATTTCCATTGTTTTATCATAATCACTAATATATTTAATTAAATTGTCTTTTTGATATTTTTCATTATGAATAAATGTTTCTTTTGGTAATCTTGGTTTTTGTTTAGAGTTATTTTCAGCATATCCTATACATAATCCTACTAAAGGATATGTATACTCAGGTAATTCTAAAAGTTTTATCATTTCTTCTGGATTTCTTCTAATTCCACCTATAGGAACTATTCCAAGTCCTAAAGATTCTGCTGCAATTATTGCTGCCCCCATAGCAAGTCCTGAATCAAATGTCCCAACTGCTGTACTTTCAATACTTTCATGAATAACTTGAGGTTCACCTGCTTTTTTACCTGCTAAATAAGTTTTATAAAAATCTGCTACAAATACTAAAAATACAGGTGCTTTTGCAATATATGGTTGTCCACCAGCCAATTCAGCAATTTTTTCTTTTGTATTTTTATCTTTTACTACAATAACTGAAACCTGTTGGCCATTTATTGATGTAGGCATTGCTTGAGCTGCTTCTAAAATTGCATCAAGATGTTCTTTTGGAATATCCTTATTTAAATATTCTCTAATTGATCTATGGTTTTTAATTGTTTTTATAGTTTCATTCACATTATCATCTCCTAATTTATTAATATACTTAATCATAACATTTCTTTAGTTTTAAAGTCAAGTTTTTTTGTGTATTTAAATACTATTTTCATTTTATGTTAATTTTATTTATTTTTTATCTATAACCATAGATTTTATTTAAAATCCAAAACTTCTCTTTCCATCATTATCTATATCTATAGTGATTAATTTATGTCCAAATCCATTTAATTCTACATATGCTTCACCTATGAACTCATCTTTAATATTTTTAATAATACAATCCCCTTCCCAATATTCAGGCCCAATCCAAAATTTATGTTTACAAGCTAATTCTTGATTTTTTATTTTAGGATAAACATAATAATCCATGTTTTTTAACTTTATATGCCATCCACTAGGATATTTTATTTTTGTTTTTTTACTTATCCATTCATTAATTACTTTTACATTAAAATCTTCTTTAAATAATTCTATAGTTTTATTATTCTTAGTTATACTTCCATAATTATTTTTATTTTCTTTAAAAAAATCAAATAACATAATTGTATTTCCATTTTTTAATGATAATGCAAACCACTGCCACCCTTTAAAAATAGCTTGATACAACTCACCTAATTGTCTATCAAACCATGTTATTCCATAAATATCATATATTTCATTATCTATTTCCATAATCCCACTTGTTTCCATTTTTTCTCTAGAATAATAATAGGTATAGCCTCCAAAAGTATATTCATAAGCTTTTCCATTATATCTGATAACTGGTTTTTCTTTTAATTTTAATTTTAATTTAACTAAATAATTATCTATTTTAAAATTAAGTTTATCTTCTCCATTTCCCCCACTACATTTTGACCAATTTTTTTTGTTTTTAAAATCAAATTTATAACCGTTTTTTAATTTTTTAGGTAAAGATAAAAATTTTACATCTTCATAATAAGAAAAATTTTTATCTTTTATATCTGTAATAGCAGCTTGTGCTAATTCATTTTTAAAAAAAATAAAACTATTAAAAGCAAAAAAAACTATTTCAAACCCAAACTCTCTTTCTTCTTTACTCTTTCTATTTACTCCTTTTAGATGACCTGTCCAATACCACCATTGAACATCTTGGTCTCTTTGAAAAGAATCAAATTTTGGTAACGTTATAACTCTTTTTTTTCTATTTTTAAAAACACTCAATGGATGATGTACATTTTTTACATAAAATAATTTTTGATATAAATATGCTAAATATTTTTTTAAATTCATCTTAACCCCTTTTAAAATTTATTTTTTAAATTGAAAACCTAAATTATCCTCTGTAAATATTGAAAATATAAATGATAAAATATAGTAAAATATTACTTTTAACACTAAAAAATAATCTTTTTTTGAATTAAATATAGAAAATAATTCTTTTAAAGTAAACTTTTTAATAATTACTAAAAATAATTTAAATACCTCTTTTTCTTCTAACTCCAAACAAAACATAGTTTCTAAAGTTTTACCTTTAAAATTGTCTACTATTGTTTGAGTGAATTTATCAATAAGTTGTGGTTTAGCATTTGATAAAAAATGTAATACCAATTTATCCATAACAATTTCAAATTTTTGTCTTTGATTAAATGAAACTATTTTATCAAGATTTTTTTTATTTAATTTATCTTTTTTTATTAGTTTATTTAATTTAAAAGCATAATTTTTATAATTATTTAATATAAAAGACATCCCCCATCCCGCAGGAATAGTCCAACAACCAGCATCACCAATAAAAGCTAATCTATTTTTCGAAATTTTTTGAGATACTTCATTTGATGGGTACCAACCAAATCTAACTTTTAATATTTTTCCATTTTTAAAGTCTTTTATAGAATTTTCATTCTTTAATATTGCATTAAATATATACTTCATAGTATTTTTATCTACTTTATTTTTTGAAAAAAATAAAATGAATACAAAAACTCTTTTTTCATCTAATACTTCATACTCCATAATAGGTCTAAATTGAAATAAATTAGTATTTTTATCTATTGGACTATCTTTAAATGCTTGCCAAAGCATATAATCACCAATTTGCATATTCCCTAAATTTCCTGGGTGTTTTAATTTGCTAGTATCATCAAATTCTAAATCATATCCATATACTGACCAATGATAATAATTATCTCTATTTATATTTTCTTTTTTTACAATCATTGAGTCATAGCCTGAAGCATCTATCAATATTTTTGCTTCTATTTTTTCTTTTCTATAACTTTTATTAATTATTTCTACAACTACATTAGTATCTTTTATTATATAATCACTACATATAGAATTTTCAAATAATTCTCCATTATTTTCTAAAATAATGTTTTTAAAATGATTTAATAATCCTGCCTGATCAATAAAAGGATAACACTTATATTTTTTATTTCCCCAAGGCGGATTTGTATCCCATTTTATTTCTAGATGTGGGGTATACT
Coding sequences within it:
- a CDS encoding NADPH-dependent oxidoreductase, whose translation is MIKYINKLGDDNVNETIKTIKNHRSIREYLNKDIPKEHLDAILEAAQAMPTSINGQQVSVIVVKDKNTKEKIAELAGGQPYIAKAPVFLVFVADFYKTYLAGKKAGEPQVIHESIESTAVGTFDSGLAMGAAIIAAESLGLGIVPIGGIRRNPEEMIKLLELPEYTYPLVGLCIGYAENNSKQKPRLPKETFIHNEKYQKDNLIKYISDYDKTMEMYLKEIGLENEENWSSRTASIYKQVYFPNVYPTMKSQGFKNDK
- a CDS encoding lipocalin family protein, translated to MNLKKYLAYLYQKLFYVKNVHHPLSVFKNRKKRVITLPKFDSFQRDQDVQWWYWTGHLKGVNRKSKEEREFGFEIVFFAFNSFIFFKNELAQAAITDIKDKNFSYYEDVKFLSLPKKLKNGYKFDFKNKKNWSKCSGGNGEDKLNFKIDNYLVKLKLKLKEKPVIRYNGKAYEYTFGGYTYYYSREKMETSGIMEIDNEIYDIYGITWFDRQLGELYQAIFKGWQWFALSLKNGNTIMLFDFFKENKNNYGSITKNNKTIELFKEDFNVKVINEWISKKTKIKYPSGWHIKLKNMDYYVYPKIKNQELACKHKFWIGPEYWEGDCIIKNIKDEFIGEAYVELNGFGHKLITIDIDNDGKRSFGF
- a CDS encoding FAD-dependent monooxygenase, producing MKKYDVIIIGGGPSGLSVGSELSKLGNKIAIIEKNIVGKTNRSWLIPGNVISKLDKDLQKYAYNGVKRFLEYTPHLEIKWDTNPPWGNKKYKCYPFIDQAGLLNHFKNIILENNGELFENSICSDYIIKDTNVVVEIINKSYRKEKIEAKILIDASGYDSMIVKKENINRDNYYHWSVYGYDLEFDDTSKLKHPGNLGNMQIGDYMLWQAFKDSPIDKNTNLFQFRPIMEYEVLDEKRVFVFILFFSKNKVDKNTMKYIFNAILKNENSIKDFKNGKILKVRFGWYPSNEVSQKISKNRLAFIGDAGCWTIPAGWGMSFILNNYKNYAFKLNKLIKKDKLNKKNLDKIVSFNQRQKFEIVMDKLVLHFLSNAKPQLIDKFTQTIVDNFKGKTLETMFCLELEEKEVFKLFLVIIKKFTLKELFSIFNSKKDYFLVLKVIFYYILSFIFSIFTEDNLGFQFKK